CGCGGGCGCACCGAGCTGATCCGCGCGCTCGGCATCGAGCAGCGCGAGCTTTTCGACGGCGAGACCGCGCTCGGCTTCGCGGTGCGCAAGATGACGATCGATTTCCTCCGCCCTGCCGTGATGGACGATCTGCTGACCGTCGAGACCCGCTCGGTCGAAGCCCGCGGGGCGACCATGGATCTGGAGCAGCGCGTGCTGCGCGGCGAGGAGGTGTTGATCGCGGCCGCGGTCAAGGTCGCCTGCGTCGGCGCCGGCCGGGCACGGCGTATCCCCGACGAGCTGCGCAAGCGGCTGATGCTCGACGAATGACGATATCGCGCATGCCCATCGACGCGCCGGCCGCCCATATGTTAGCGCTCCTTACATGAGCTGGAAGCGCGACCGACCCGAAACGCCCCGCGGCTATCACCACGGCAACCTCAAGGAGGAGCTGGTGCGGGCTGCGCTCGGGTTGATCGGCGAGAAGGGGCCGAACGGCTTCACCTTCGCCGAGGCGGCGCGCTTGGCCGGCGTCAGCCCCGCCGCGCCCTATCGCCATTTCCGGGACCGCGACGAATTACTGGCCGATGTTGCGACTCGCGGGTTCCAGGCGTTCGAGGCCGCCCTCGCCCGCGCCTGGGACCAGGGCAAGCCCGATCCCGAGACCGCCTTCCACCGGCTGGGCCGCGCCTATCTCGCCTTCGCCCATGACGAGCCGGCCTATTATTCGGCCATGTTCGAGGCCGGCGTGCCGCTCGATGCCAGCGCGGAGCTGCGCGCGGCGGCCGATCGCGCCTTCGCCGGGCTGCGCCAGGCGGCGGAGGCCCTGATCGCGCAATTGCCGCAGGGCAAGCGCCCGCCGGCCCTGATGATGGCACTGCATGTCTGGGCGATGTCGCACGGCGTCGCCGCCCTGTTCGGCCGGGCCGATGGCGGCCGTCGCCCTCTGCCGATGTCGGCGGCCGAGCTGCTCGAGGCCGGCATGCTGATCTATCTCCAGGGCCTCGGCATCGGCCCCAAGGGCGCGGCGAAGCCCGACTGAAGCAATTCCGGGCGGCAGGCTTCTTGACAATCGGCGCAGCTGGATCCATTTATGTAAATGTGATTTACATTCACGATCATTAGAGTGAGGGAGCAATGCCGATCGTCGCCAAGCTTGACGAATATGGGAAGGGTGCCTGGATCGCCTTCGCGGTTCTCGGCTTCATCGTGTTCTGGCCCTTGGGTCTGGCGACCCTGGCCTTTCTGTTCTGGAGTGGACGCATGGGTTGTGGTTACGCAGGAGACCGGTACGAGCACCGGATGAGCCGTCTTCAGGGCAAGATGGACCGGCTGCGCGAGCGCATGGCCGGCCGCGAAGGCGGCTTCGGAAGCGGCTTCGGCGGCTGGGGCCGCGGCGGCCCCTCCAGCGGCAACCGCGCCTTCGACGAGTACCGTGCCGAGACGCTGCGCCGCCTCGAAGAGGAACAGCGCGAGTTCCACGACTTCCTGGACCGGCTGCGCATGGCTCGCGACAAGTCCGAGTTCGACCAGTTCATGGCCGACCGCCGCAATCAGCCGCCGGCGAATCCTCCGGCGCAGCCCGACGCCGCCTGACGCCTGCTACGGCAGATGCAGATGAGAGCCCGCTCCGGTCTGCCGGGGCGGGCTTTTTCGTCGCATGCAGGAGCTTACATCGCATCGCCAACGCGGAACGGGTCTGCCTGCCCGGAGCCCGGGCAGGCATTGCGCCTCGGCGAATGCTATCTGAGCACGATGTAGAATGCCTCGGCGAAGCTGAGATCCACCATGTCGCCCCGGCGGAGCTTCTGCAGATTCGCCTTCACGTCAGGGTCGGTGACGGTGAGCGAACGCGGGCCGAAGGGGCCGACATAGCTCACGACGCTGTTGGCCGCGTCGAATCGTTCGAACCGCGCCGTCAGCGTCACCGACCGTGCGACGAATTTTTCTGGCAGGTTCTGGAACGACGGCGCGCTCGCCGCCTCGGTGTAG
Above is a genomic segment from Bosea sp. NBC_00550 containing:
- a CDS encoding DUF2852 domain-containing protein produces the protein MPIVAKLDEYGKGAWIAFAVLGFIVFWPLGLATLAFLFWSGRMGCGYAGDRYEHRMSRLQGKMDRLRERMAGREGGFGSGFGGWGRGGPSSGNRAFDEYRAETLRRLEEEQREFHDFLDRLRMARDKSEFDQFMADRRNQPPANPPAQPDAA
- the ybgC gene encoding tol-pal system-associated acyl-CoA thioesterase, producing the protein MSRTHRIDIRVYYEDTDFSGVVYHASYLRFMERGRTELIRALGIEQRELFDGETALGFAVRKMTIDFLRPAVMDDLLTVETRSVEARGATMDLEQRVLRGEEVLIAAAVKVACVGAGRARRIPDELRKRLMLDE
- a CDS encoding TetR/AcrR family transcriptional regulator; amino-acid sequence: MSWKRDRPETPRGYHHGNLKEELVRAALGLIGEKGPNGFTFAEAARLAGVSPAAPYRHFRDRDELLADVATRGFQAFEAALARAWDQGKPDPETAFHRLGRAYLAFAHDEPAYYSAMFEAGVPLDASAELRAAADRAFAGLRQAAEALIAQLPQGKRPPALMMALHVWAMSHGVAALFGRADGGRRPLPMSAAELLEAGMLIYLQGLGIGPKGAAKPD